The Sphingomonas sp. KR3-1 genome contains a region encoding:
- a CDS encoding TetR/AcrR family transcriptional regulator, with amino-acid sequence MEITACPTAKGRPREFDTDSALTAALRVFWSKGYEGASLTDLTEAMGITRPSLYAAFGNKEALFKKTLDLYQREKLDYMSRALEAPTARGVAERLLVGALEMQMSSCDPKGCMGVINSVACGSEAESIRAEVLKRGAVVKQGLIDRFERAREEGDLPADTDVIGLTAYLTALLQGIALQAGGGTSCTDLRALIDTSLSCWPSK; translated from the coding sequence ATGGAAATCACCGCCTGTCCCACTGCCAAAGGGCGCCCCCGCGAATTCGACACCGACTCGGCGTTGACCGCGGCGCTGCGCGTCTTCTGGAGCAAGGGCTATGAAGGCGCCTCGCTGACCGATCTCACCGAGGCGATGGGGATCACCCGGCCGAGCCTGTACGCAGCGTTCGGCAACAAGGAAGCGCTCTTCAAGAAGACGCTCGACCTCTACCAGCGCGAGAAGCTCGACTATATGAGCCGGGCGCTCGAGGCGCCAACGGCGCGCGGCGTGGCCGAGCGGCTGCTGGTCGGCGCGCTCGAGATGCAGATGAGCTCGTGCGATCCCAAGGGCTGCATGGGTGTGATCAACTCGGTGGCCTGCGGGTCCGAAGCCGAGTCGATCCGCGCGGAAGTGCTCAAGCGCGGCGCGGTCGTGAAGCAGGGGCTGATCGACCGGTTCGAGCGCGCCAGGGAAGAGGGCGACCTGCCCGCCGACACCGATGTGATCGGCCTCACCGCCTATCTGACCGCCTTGCTCCAGGGCATCGCGCTCCAGGCCGGCGGCGGCACCTCGTGCACCGATCTGCGCGCGCTGATCGATACCAGCCTTTCCTGCTGGCCGAGCAAGTAA
- a CDS encoding efflux RND transporter periplasmic adaptor subunit → MNMISRIETETNDVSARIRRMPLWQRGSLVALPVVLVAAGLGIASKDAPAAMAAPPPPVVTVATPLVRDINEWDDYVGRFEPSRAVEVRPRVSGAITGVHFTDGAIVKQGQLLFSIDARPFTAALAEARAGLASAESDLALARSDLDRAQRLVAVEAVSKSDVERLQARVRAAGAAVSAAQARVRSRALDVEFTQVRAPISGRISDRRVDPGNLVAAGEGQGGSLLTTINALDPIYFTFDGSEALFLKTKRAKEAGAQSSPVEIRLQDETEYKWQGKLDFTDNGLDPKSGTIRGRAVLSNPGLFLTPGMFGNMRLSAGGTATALMVPDSAIQTDQARKLVLTVGKDGTVASKPVVLGPVVDGLRVVRSGLTAQDRVVISGTQFAQPGGKVDPKPGKIAPAATNQAPALTAPVTGEATFAR, encoded by the coding sequence ATGAACATGATCTCGCGCATCGAAACCGAGACGAACGACGTCTCCGCCCGCATCCGCCGCATGCCCTTGTGGCAGCGCGGCAGCCTGGTCGCGCTGCCGGTGGTGCTCGTCGCCGCCGGCCTCGGCATCGCCAGCAAGGATGCCCCCGCCGCAATGGCCGCGCCGCCGCCGCCGGTGGTCACCGTCGCCACCCCGCTGGTCCGCGACATCAACGAGTGGGACGATTATGTCGGCCGCTTCGAGCCGAGCCGCGCGGTCGAGGTGCGTCCGCGCGTCTCGGGCGCGATCACCGGCGTCCACTTCACCGACGGCGCGATCGTTAAGCAGGGCCAGCTGCTCTTCTCGATCGACGCGCGCCCGTTCACCGCGGCGCTCGCCGAGGCCCGTGCCGGCCTGGCCAGCGCCGAGAGCGACCTCGCGCTCGCCCGCTCCGATCTCGACCGTGCCCAGCGGCTCGTCGCGGTCGAGGCGGTGTCGAAGAGCGATGTCGAGCGGCTCCAGGCCCGCGTCCGCGCTGCCGGCGCCGCGGTCTCGGCCGCCCAGGCCCGGGTGCGCAGCCGCGCGCTCGACGTCGAGTTCACCCAGGTCCGCGCGCCGATCTCGGGCCGGATCTCGGACCGCCGCGTCGATCCGGGCAACCTGGTCGCCGCCGGCGAAGGGCAGGGCGGCTCGCTGCTGACCACGATCAACGCGCTCGACCCGATCTACTTCACCTTTGACGGGTCGGAGGCGCTGTTCCTCAAGACCAAGCGCGCGAAGGAAGCGGGCGCCCAGTCCTCGCCGGTGGAGATCCGCCTGCAGGACGAGACCGAGTATAAGTGGCAGGGCAAGCTCGACTTCACCGACAACGGCCTCGATCCCAAGTCGGGGACGATCCGTGGCCGCGCGGTGCTGAGCAATCCGGGGCTGTTCCTTACACCCGGCATGTTCGGCAACATGCGGCTCTCGGCCGGCGGCACCGCCACGGCACTGATGGTTCCCGACAGCGCGATCCAGACCGACCAGGCGCGCAAGCTCGTGCTCACCGTCGGCAAGGACGGCACCGTCGCGTCCAAGCCGGTGGTGCTCGGCCCCGTCGTCGACGGCCTGCGCGTCGTCCGCTCCGGCCTCACCGCGCAGGACCGCGTGGTGATCTCGGGCACCCAGTTCGCCCAGCCGGGCGGCAAGGTCGATCCGAAGCCGGGCAAGATCGCGCCCGCCGCAACCAATCAGGCGCCGGCCCTCACGGCGCCGGTAACGGGCGAAGCAACCTTCGCTCGTTGA